One window of Buchnera aphidicola (Periphyllus acericola) genomic DNA carries:
- the aroQ gene encoding type II 3-dehydroquinate dehydratase: MKKKILLLNGPNINLLGTREKEIYGNISLSILLKKLINYSLKKSIILTHLQSNAEHVLIEKIHSSKNKINYIIINPAAFTHTSIALRDSLLAVQIPFIEIHISNIYSRENFRSHSWLSDISNGVICGLGIDGYKLALKIAIKRLNKKK, from the coding sequence AATCTTTTAGGAACTAGAGAAAAAGAAATTTATGGAAATATTTCACTATCTATTTTATTAAAAAAATTAATAAATTATAGTTTAAAAAAATCTATTATTTTAACTCATTTACAATCAAATGCAGAACATGTTTTAATCGAAAAAATACATTCTTCAAAAAATAAAATAAATTACATAATTATTAATCCAGCTGCTTTTACTCATACAAGTATTGCATTAAGAGATTCATTGTTAGCTGTACAAATACCTTTTATTGAAATACATATATCAAATATTTATTCTCGTGAAAATTTTAGATCACATTCTTGGTTATCAGATATTTCAAATGGAGTAATATGTGGGTTAGGAATAGATGGATATAAATTAGCGTTAAAAATAGCAATAAAAAGACTTAATAAAAAAAAATAA
- a CDS encoding RluA family pseudouridine synthase, with protein sequence MKNTIILNKIITTNNFNKIRLDKVLSILFSKYSRTVFKKSILNNNVYINNVLINSPRFKVKKGDFLKIKLIFETMDFFVPEKMYLDIIYEDKYLLVINKPSSLVVHPGFKNNNYTLLNGLLYYNKIFFKLPRAGIIHRLDKDTTGLIIIAKKMSSYFLLIKMMKKRKIIRKYKAVVLGKIKNGGFINAPIIRNKKKRTCMVVNQLGKNSITHYKILKNFNYSTLLKLRLETGRTHQIRVHMFYIRHPIVGDLKYKINYNYFCGLEQSKSFKFIKIFPRQALHAYKLIFSHPIKKKKIFLKINLPKDMENLLSIL encoded by the coding sequence ATGAAAAATACTATTATTTTAAATAAAATTATTACTACTAATAATTTTAATAAAATTAGATTAGATAAAGTTTTATCAATATTATTTTCGAAATATTCAAGAACTGTTTTTAAAAAAAGTATTTTGAATAATAATGTTTATATTAATAATGTTCTTATTAATTCACCAAGATTTAAAGTTAAAAAAGGAGATTTTTTAAAAATTAAATTGATTTTTGAAACTATGGATTTTTTTGTTCCTGAAAAAATGTATTTAGATATAATTTATGAAGATAAATATTTATTAGTAATTAACAAACCGTCTTCTTTAGTTGTACATCCAGGATTTAAAAATAATAATTATACTTTATTAAATGGTTTATTGTATTATAATAAAATTTTCTTTAAATTACCACGCGCAGGAATTATTCATCGTTTAGATAAAGATACAACTGGATTAATTATTATAGCAAAAAAAATGTCTTCATATTTTTTATTAATCAAAATGATGAAAAAAAGAAAAATTATAAGAAAATATAAAGCTGTTGTATTAGGAAAAATCAAAAATGGAGGATTTATTAATGCTCCTATTATAAGAAATAAAAAAAAACGTACATGTATGGTAGTGAATCAGTTGGGAAAGAATTCTATTACTCATTATAAAATTCTAAAAAATTTTAATTATTCTACATTATTGAAATTACGTTTAGAAACTGGAAGAACACATCAGATTAGAGTTCATATGTTTTATATTCGTCATCCTATAGTTGGAGATTTAAAGTATAAAATTAATTATAATTATTTTTGTGGATTAGAACAAAGTAAATCTTTTAAATTTATTAAAATTTTTCCAAGACAAGCATTACATGCTTATAAATTAATTTTTTCTCATCCTATAAAAAAAAAAAAAATTTTTTTAAAAATAAATCTTCCGAAGGATATGGAAAATTTACTTTCTATTCTTTGA